The Osmerus eperlanus chromosome 7, fOsmEpe2.1, whole genome shotgun sequence genome includes a region encoding these proteins:
- the galr1a gene encoding galanin receptor type 1, with product MNFSCNFSDERWIPWNGTDYDDATNKLLGIGTDNFITLLVFGLIFTLGVLGNSMVITVLARSKPGKPRSTTNIFILNLSIADLSYLLFCIPFQSTIYMMPTWVLGAFICKFIHYFFTVSMLVSIFTLSAMSVDRYIAIVHSRKSSSIRVAKHAFIGVVIIWILSLAMAAPVMYYQNIFKRGENHTYCWEVWPDQIQKKVYVVCTFVFGYVLPLLLISFCYAKVLNHLHKKLRNMSKKSEASKKKTAQTVLVVVVVFCLSWLPHHVVHLWVEFGSFPLNQASFVLRVAAHCLAYSNSSVNPVIYAFLSENFRKAYKQVFRCQITGDSPLDNIKEARSKADTPPSTNCTNV from the exons ATGAACTTTAGTTGCAACTTTAGTGACGAACGGTGGATTCCATGGAACGGAACGGACTACGACGATGCCACCAACAAACTACTTGGGATCGGCACGGATAACTTCATCACACTCCTGGTGTTCGGACTTATCTTTACTCTGGGCGTGCTGGGAAACTCTATGGTGATCACGGTGTTGGCCCGGAGCAAGCCTGGTAAACCGCGGAGCACCACAAACATTTTCATCCTCAATCTCAGCATCGCTGACTTGTCCTACCTGCTTTTCTGTATCCCTTTCCAGTCAACCATTTATATGATGCCAACTTGGGTGCTGGGCGCGTTCATTTGCAAGTTTATCCATTATTTCTTTACCGTGTCTATGTTAGTGAGTATTTTTACTCTGTCCGCGATGTCTGTGGACCGTTACATTGCCATTGTCCACTCGAGAAAGTCGTCGTCGATCCGAGTAGCAAAGCACGCTTTTATCGGAGTGGTGATCATCTGGATACTGTCCCTGGCAATGGCTGCGCCAGTCATGTATTATCAGAACATATTTAAAAGAGGCGAGAATCATACATATTGTTGGGAAGTGTGGCCGGATCAAATTCAGAAAAAAGTCTATGTTGTTTGCACTTTTGTTTTTGGCTACGTATTACCCCTTCTACTCATTTCGTTCTGTTACGCAAAG GTTTTAAATCACTTGCACAAAAAACTTAGAAACATGTCAAAAAAATCTGAAGCATCAAAGAAGAAG ACAGCTCAGactgtgctggtggtggtggtggtgttctgTCTCTCCTGGCTCCCCCACCATGTGGTGCATCTCTGGGTCGAGTTTGGCTCCTTCCCCCTGAACCAGGCCTCCTTCGTCCTGCGAGTGGCGGCCCACTGCCTGGCCTACAGCAACTCCTCCGTCAACCCCGTCATCTACGCTTTCCTGTCCGAGAATTTCCGGAAGGCCTACAAGCAGGTGTTCCGCTGTCAGATCACTGGAGATTCTCCACTCGACAATATCAAGGAGGCCCGCAGCAAGGCGGACACACCACCCTCCACTAACTGCACCAATGTCTGA